The following are encoded together in the Ranitomeya imitator isolate aRanImi1 chromosome 4, aRanImi1.pri, whole genome shotgun sequence genome:
- the LOC138676710 gene encoding uncharacterized protein, translating to MDRSMESIYLTFQLELALAIAYAFACQEQRKRDKQRRRSRRRFWLHPIVEVRESRGVYHCLFGELNENQDKYFEYTRMSKDSFRYLLRLVEGAISRQDTQLRKSISPEERLLVTLRFLATGETLRSLHFQFRIGVSTLSGIIADTCRALWDNLREEFLPIPTRELWHANAQKFEKVCDFPNCIGAVDGKHIRITKPSRSGSLFYNYKKYFSTMLMAIAGADCRFLAVDIGAFGRANDSRTFKESDMGRRLYENNFNFPHPRPLPNTEGPALPFVVVGDEAFQMCGNLLKPYSSRGLDRTKSIFNYRLSRARRTVECAFGILVSKWRIIGSAINLKIETVDEVVKACVVLHNFIIDKERVNVELDEPIQNPLPDYQAHPLRTTLEIAHMRDQFAAYFVSDVGRVSWQDQMV from the exons atggatcgttccatggagagtatctacctcacttttcagctggaattagcccttgctatagcttatgcttttgcctgtcaagaacagaggaaaagagacaaacaacggagaaggagtcgtcggcgtttttggctacaccctatagtggaagtccgagagagtcgtggagtgtaccattgtctttttggcgaattaaatgagaaccaggacaaatattttgagtacaccaggatgtcaaaagacagcttccgatatctgctgcgtctggtggaaggagccatttccaggcaggacacgcagctccgtaaatcgatttcccctgaggaacgtctgctggtgactctacg tttcctggctaccggagagacattgagatcactgcatttccagtttcggattggagtctcaacactgtcgggtattattgcagacacatgccgcgcattgtgggacaacctcagggaggaatttttacccatccctacaagagaattatggcatgccaacgcccaaaaatttgaaaaagtttgtgatttccctaactgtatcggagccgtggatggcaagcacattaggattaccaagccttcaagaagtggatctcttttttataattataaaaaatacttttccaccatgctgatggcaattgcaggtgcggactgcaggtttctcgctgtggacattggagcgtttggtcgtgcaaatgattcacggacatttaaggagtctgacatgggccgaagattatacgagaacaattttaatttcccccatccacgacctcttcctaacaccgaaggcccggccctgccatttgttgtggttggggatgaggcttttcaaatgtgtggcaacctacttaaaccgtactctagtcgggggttggaccgcacaaaaagtatttttaattatagactgtccagggcccgaagaactgtggagtgcgcctttggcattctggtgtccaaatggcgtatcataggatccgcaataaatttgaaaattgagacagtggatgaggtggtgaaggcgtgtgtggttctacacaattttattattgataaagagagagtcaacgtggaactcgatgaacccatacaaaatccattgcctgattatcaagctcatcctctgcggacaactttggagattgctcatatgagggaccaatttgctgcatattttgtttccgatgttggccgtgtttcttggcaagatcaaatggtgtaa